A window of Toxotes jaculatrix isolate fToxJac2 chromosome 11, fToxJac2.pri, whole genome shotgun sequence genomic DNA:
GCCCAGTAAGTGGGGCCTGGTGATGGACAGGTTGCTGGTTCTCTCCAGAAGATTCTCTGACATTCTGACCAAAGTTCAGGTGTTTCTCTGGAGGCTCCTGGAGCTCCACATCCTCAAGATGGTGGCGTTCTTCTCTGTGTGGGTGGCGCTTGAAGAGGTAAAGTTGAATGACTTATTTAAGgcatcattcattcatcatttggATCTTGTGAAAATGAATGGGCCGCATGTCACACACTGTATGGGAGCACTTATGATCTAAACGTCATCCTCTTTCTTGTTGGTTAACAGCCGTCTGTGATGAACCTGGTCCTGGTGGTTTTGTGGTCTCTGGCGATGCCCTACAGTCGCTTCAGGCCCAtggcttcctgtctgtctaCAGTGTGGGTGTGCGTCATCATCGTGTGCAAGATGCTGTACCAGCTCAGCGTTGTCAACCCTGTTGAGTACTCCAGGAACTGCAGCCTGGTAAGACacgtatgaacacacacactgcaggaaaTGGATCTGTGACCTGGTTAGTTGGCCTTCCTGTCTGTTACAGTATCacactgtcaaaatgtcaaaaatggaCTCTTTAACACATAAAAACCACTTTGCCTTCTTTATAAACTGTTGGTTAGTTGTGTCAGTAACACTGCAGGCTATTTAATAAACACATCATATATTGTTATGTAAAATCTTAGTGTCGTACAGTGGTAATTTCACTGTTGACCATAGCTATATTTAAAACATCTGCACCGGTCTGACTCAGACAGAGATTATCACAGACTGTAGTGCTGCTCACCGGGGGCTATGAATAGCCTGGTTGTTTCTCTGACTCCTTCACCAGAGCAGCATTGTTACTCACTGATGGGTTCAGAGATTTGGGCAGTGATTCAGGAGTTTGGTACCAGACATTTAGCTTATTCCTCCAACGTATGACCGGGGTCATGAACTCAGTGGAGGGGGagtatctgtgtctctgtctctcaaagACAAAAACTTCATTAGAACAATTATTAGGAACTTTTGTGTGAGTTTGTATGAGGCCTTAGTTTCTCCTGCAGTGAAACTAAtagctgctgaacacacacacgcactacGATAATCTTTTGATCTAACCTCACTGTGTCTGCAATTAAGGTTGTTTACAAGGCAGcttgctgagttttttttccaggctcATGCTGAAGCAGGTTTTACTCTCTCCAGATTTTCTTAGAGGAACATTTCTTCTAAAGATGGAAAGTTTAATGTGCCATCAGTAACAGATACTGAGAAAATTACACCACTCAAACATGAAGGAATAGTAGgagacactgactgactgatgattCCCAGTTTGAATTTTACATTGTTGATGTTATCTGCTGTATATGTCTGAGTTTTGGCAGGAAAGTCAGCTCAGAACCAGATACAATCTTAGCCTGTGTTACACTCACTAAACCTGActgcttcttctccctctcccttgtTTTTGTCCCATGAGCTGAGACAGCTGGCGTTATTGTAGAGTAACTTGACCCGACACAATAATAACATGCTCCAGTGGGACTTTGGGGTGCTAAGGCGTTGATAATCGCACCTTatgaatttgtttgtttcctcttttcctcacaGCCTTTAACGAATAAAACCAACCTGTTACCAGAGGAGATGATGAACTCCTCTCTGTATAAGGAGCCAGTGGATCCAGCCAACTGGTTTGGCATCAGGAAAGATGCCACTGTGCTAGGATACAGCAAGGTATATTCATCATGATGCCTTTAAAATAACTGCATCAACTTTTGTTTAACAGTTGTCAGTTACAGATTTAAGTCGTCTTCGACTCCACCactaaaacttttcttttcctcagtgTGTTGAATCTGCTGATCCTGTATCGTACTTTGGTTTTCAAACGTTTCTTGGCAGAACCACCTGATAGTGCTGATGCTGTTGGTGTTTGAGGCGACGGTGTATCGTCACCAGGCTCACCACTACCGTCAGCTCCAACGATCTCCGCCCAccatcccctctctcttcccttccgCCACCAGGAGGACTCTAGACAAAGGTCTCGTTCCCTGCTTCAAGTACCTGCTGAACTACACCTTCTACAAGTTTGGATTGGAGGTGGGGTAGAAACATCTCTTCATGGCTGAACCAGTGCTTTTTGGAGCAGGAAATAATCattttagaaaattaaaatgaacattttactTTTAAGAAGAGAACTGTTAGATGATTTTTCAAAAGAAGACAAGACATTTAtgagtttctctctgtctaCCCTCTTTTTAAAAGATCTGTTTCCTGATGACGGTGAATGTGATTGGCCAGCGGATGAACTTCCTGGTGATCATCCATGGCTGTTGGCTGGTAGCCATCTTGGTGAAGCGGCGGCGGGCAGCGATCGCCAGGATCTGGCCCAAATATTGTCTCTTCCTGTCCATCTTCATGATCTACCAGTATCTCCTGTGTGTGGGCATACCACCTGCTCTCTGTATAGGTGAGTCCTGATATGATGTGTACATGGTGGACATACATATACCTACCTGCCTGTACATGTCTGtatttcctgtgtgtctgtcgtCCTGCAGACTACCCATGGCGGTGGAACACTCCGGTGTTGATGAACTCAGCTCTCATTAAATGGATCTATCTGCCCGACTTCTACACTGTGCCTAACTCCAAAAACCTCATaggtcagtttgtctgtttgtgcatctgtgccactgttcattcattcattcattcattcattcaatcaaCTCAAAGTAGAAGTGGAGAGTATGACATGACTATAGGATGAGTAATTTAACCCATCCTATAATGCAGTAGTCAGTGTTCCAGGCctgtgatggtggtgatgatgatgatgatgatgatgatgatgatgatgttgatggtgatgatgatgatgatgatgtgttgcGTTGTCGTCCATAGCGGACTTCATGCTGCTGATGTGTGCGTCCCAGCAGTGGAAGGTGTTTGAGTGTGAGCACACGGAGGAGTGGATGGTTCTGGCCGGAGAGAACACGGACGACCCTGAACCGATGGAAGGTCAGCTGTTCAACCCTGCGCCCAACTTCATCAACTGCAGGTAAGTGCAGCACGTGACTGTCTGTTATACAGGCAGGCatacaggcagacagacagacagacagacagacagacagacagacagacagacagacaggcagacagacagacagacagacagacagacagacagacagacagacagacaggcagacagacagacagacagatagctGACCCTGCTGGCAACTTGGTTGAATTGTGATTATAAGAAACTCATCATGACGAGCAGCTAAATGGTCCATGTTTGGACATGAAGTATTTCTCTCCTCGTCCTCTTCCAGGAGTTACCTGGACATGGCTAAAGTGTTGGTGTTTCGTCACCTCTTCTGGTTTGTGCTGTCAGTGGTCTTCATCACTGGGGCCACCAGGATCTCTGTGTTTGGACTGGGCTACCTGCTGGCCTGCttcttttttctgctgtttggaaCCCGGCTGTTGGTCAAACCCTCCAGGACCCGGCTCGTCCTGTGGGACTGTCTCATCATCTACAACGTGGCCGTCATTATATCGAAAAATATGTTATCGGTAAGTATAAAGCTCGTGAGTGAGCACCTTTGAGCTCCACCTGCTGATTTGATTCATGGGTGACGGAACTCTCAGGCTTAGGACGCTCTGAGATTATCGAATGACTTTGTTTTggagtttcaaaataaatcagtaaacTTTGTAAACAGTGGCCTGACCTGGAAacgctgaatgtgtgtgttcccctgtgcgtttgtgtttcagatcctggcgtgtgtgtttgtgtttgagatgCAGAAGGGCTTCTGCTGGGTGATTCAGCTCTTCAGCCTGGTGTGCACAGTCAAAGGATATTATGACCGTAAGGGCTTTAATAACAACAGTGTCAGatggatgtgtgttttgttttttgtttttttttaaataacagaacGTGTCATTGCATGGTTTTGTTTCCTGGCAGCCAAAGCGGTGAGTGACAGGACCTGCAGCCTCCCCGTAGAGGAGGCCGGGATCATCTGGGACGgcatctgttttctctgcctgttgCTGCAGAGGAGGGTCTTCCTCAGTTTCTACTTCCTGCACGtgacagcagagctgcaggctTCTGCCAAACAGGCATCAAGGTAATGCACAGTGTGCCAGTGAGGGCAGGACTAGGTTTGTAATGAAACTAGTAATGTAATATGTAGAACAGGTTCTGGCCCCTTTGATACATACAGACACTCTCAGTTTGTTAATTGAAATGAAGCTGCTGTGGACAGTAGCTCCCCAGTTTACTAGCTGATAAATGCAGTGACCACTGTTTCTTCCTTCCAGGGGGTTTGAGCTCTTCAGAGCCAGCATCGTGAAGAACATTAGGTTCCACCAACAAGCTGAGCAGAAGTCTCTGTCCCAGCTCAAGAGATCGTAAGTGCTCACAGTACAGTAAATGCAGCTGATCACGTCTCAGTATAGCATAGGCCAAAAATCTATATTAGCTCACAGCAAGTATCATGACCTGGCTCCTGAAGTTGAAATTAAATTACTATTCTTCTGTCTTGTCTACTAAACgttcctgtcctctcctctcctctcaggatGCAGAGAATTCGCTCCAAGCAGCAGAAGTACAGAGACGGACACAAAACAAGTGAAGACTCCTCCGAGAGTCAGACTGCTGGTAGGGCTCACTGGTTTCACTGGTTAACTGGGAAAATATTCAGCAAACCCTTGGGGTCTGATCTGCGTTATTTGACGTGAGCAGTGACGTCCATCATTCGCCAGGTTTCATTTTCTGGGGTTGTAAAAGTGGTGATGTCAGTCCGCTGGTCTGTCCACAGGGTCTCACAGggaatattgtactttttacagctgtagtttctttttcttttctgtgtctgaTCTGAAAACGTGAAAATACCCAAACCTGGAGATACAAATATTTCACATGACAGTAAAAGTAAAGCGTGCTGTTCTTCACATATAGAACCACTCCCTGTTACTCATACACTGCCCACAGTCATTATATCATCACCTTGTGAAGAATTTTACAGGCAGAATTCCATGAAATCCTCTGAGTACATTCATGTGTTCATAAAGAGGGACTCATTTAACTTTGATGACCCCGTGACCTGTATTTTAGCACCACCCTCAggttacattttaaattacactATTAGtaagagtaaaagaaaaagctacCACTACATGTGTCCCCGTGCATCGTGTCCTCCAAACCAAACCTTCCCTCGTTTCCTCCCAGAGACCCAGACAGACAAGAAGAAATCCAGGAAGAAAAAGTGGTACCAGCCGTGGTTGGACCACGCTAcaggtatgaacacacacacacacacacactccattatAGTGAGGCAGAGGTTGGTTGTAATGTGTGATCTTTTCCTGCTCACAGTGCTCCACTCAGGTGAGTACTACCTGTTTGAATCagacagtgaggatgaagaggagctgCAGTCTGAAGAACAGAAGCCTCAGAAACAAACCGCCTGTCAGGTCAGACACACGAGTGATTCACATTATATTCTTTCTTCTTTATAGTATATCCATTACAATTTTTATAAGACTTTTATATTAATGTATTTGATTTCATCCATGTTAAGTTACAGTTGACTCATCATCTATATTATAGAGCTGCAGGACAATATATAATATCTGATTTTAACCTGATGACTCATTTCATATTATGCATATAGTTGCTGCTGTCTTATTCAAATATTTTGCCACAGTTACAGtttctgattgtttgtttttcccttctCAGCTGGCGTACCAGGCGTGGGTCAGCAGTGTGAAAACAGCTCTCAGAGAACGCCAGAGACGCCAGCGACAGttgaggaggatggagaaaaaaaagaaggagggagaaggaaaagTGGAGTCGCAGCAGGAGGCTGTCTCCATGACGGATCCAGGTTAGATTATTCTCAACATCCGACAGCTTTTGACTGTCAGAGCAGATGCTGAGACACGGTCAGGTGGAGAGCATGTGAGCTTTCCTCTGGTCTCTCTTGTATCCTGTGAGACAGTGAGCTGTGAAATGATGCTGAAGGAAGAGGAGTGGTCTCTGCATTTGACACCTGAAGTAATTACTGAGCAGGAAATGAATGCAAGTCAgtgtaaccctaaccctctgtttttgtgttgtgttgttgtgttgttgtgttgtgtaggTTATAGAGAAAATGATGTGTTTGAGGACCCTGTCATtcaggaggaagtggaggaggaggagaaggagcaggagtCTGGTAGGTCCATGCTGTCTTTGCTTCCTCCACCTTTCACCATGACAGCATGCTGCTGCGTCTGCCCCATAgcgtgttgtgtatgtgttccaTCTATAGATTGAGTTTTATTAGAGCTCTGCCCCCCcccggtctgtgtgtgtgctgcaggtcaCGGTGAGATGGTCCAGAGGATCTTGGACATCCTGCGTTTCTTATGGGCCATAGTTTTGGCCATGGTGGACGGACTGACCCAGTGGCTCAACCTGCTGACTAAACAGTACAGAGAGACGTCGACTGTTCTGTGCAACGAGCGCTACTTCATCATACACAAGATACAGCAGGTGAACACAACAAGCAAAAGTCGATCTTtggaactgaacacacacacacacacacacattctaacttgtgtgtgtgtccttctgaTTAGCAGCATCACACAACAGCAGACTCCACAGACGACCAGTTGTCTCAGGGCAGTGAAAGTCCCACGCTGGAGACCTGTTTAGATGAGACGGATGCAGAAACGTCCACCAGGTACAGGTTAGTGTGGAAAACTAAAATGCAGAAACACATCAAGCTGTGGATGAGGTTCTGAACCCTGATCAGCATCACATAGCTTTAGGTGGGATACATGGGGCTGTGTTTGTGGGCAATGTTATGACATTTTCTGAGCATGTTCATAAAGGATGGGCATTAGATTTCAAGTCTCGCTCTGGATAATACACAAATCCACTTTTCAAAATCAGTTTCTCAGTCTTAACGTGTGTTTGAATCACTCTCTCAGCTGCCTGGAGGTGGATTCCAGGGCTGGTACAGGCCGGTCTACACCCAGGCCGAGGCTCAacagcactgggaacctcttgAGTCCCGAACCCCCATCCAGCAGCATGGAGCTGTTGCCGGAACCATCCAGGCAACCACACAGACACTCCAGAACAGCCAGTGAGCTGCTGGGAGACAGGTAGATACTGTGGACACTCGTGACTGGAGACATCCACAGTTACAGTCCTTACTGGTTTCAGTTGACTGGTCCTTCTTTCCCTGCAGGCAGTTCTTCATTGAGGAGCTGGAGCACAGCAGAGAGTTCTACGACAACCAGAACCGTCccctgaagctgctgtttgccATGTACAACCTGCTGGCAGCAAACTCTGAGCTCGTCTGCTATTTCATCATAGTGTTAAACAATGTGGTCAGCGCCTCTGTGATATCCCTGGTCCTGCCCATACTGGTGTTCCTCTGGGCTATGTTGGCTGTTCCAAGACCTACCAAGAAGTTCTGGATGACTGCTATAGTCTACACGGAGGTATGAACACTGAGCAGACACACCTTTCAGAGGTATTTACTGCTGACTGATGTGATGGGGGGGTCAacgtgtgtgctgctctgcctcttcccaggtgatggtggtggtgaaatACCTGTTCCAGTTTGGATTCTTTCCCTGGAACAGCGTTTACGAGATGACGCTAAATGAAGACAAGCCTTTCTTCCCGCCTCGCATCCTGGGCCTGGAGAAGACTGACAACTACATCAGATACgatctgctccagctgctggcTCTGTTCTTCCACAGATCCCTGCTCATGGTCAGTTAATATTTACAGTGATTACTGGTCAGACTCCATGTCTGCCTGAGTTTTTGAGAAAAATATAAACTCAAACCAATAAATGAATATCCCTACTGTCCCTACATTTATCACAGGGTAAAGCTAGTTAGCCCTAAGTGTTGTGTCACAGTGtgataatgaaaatcatttctaatgtttgtgtgtgtgtatatgcagcGTTATGGTTTGTGGGACCATGAGGGCCCCCTGGAGGAGCAGAGCCCCACACCAGAAAGTTGTAAGGATGAAGGAAAAACTACAGAAGGAGATGAAGATggaaggaggcaggaggagggaggaggaggaggaggaggaggagaagagaaggagggcaGAGTTAGTTCAGCATCCACCCTCGACAACCTGCGAGTGATTGAACTGGATCAGCTTGAGAAGGTTGGTGCAACTGTCCAAGACTTTTTGAAGAATTTCTACTTACTTTTTAGTTCACTTCATTCCTAGTTTTAAAAATCTATTGTTTATGAATGTAGGATAACGTGGACCATGTTGAACCGAGTgccagctctgctgctgctacccCACAACCCCCCGCAGCTGAACCAGCAGCCACTGGGTCAGAAGATGGACAGGACACGTTGAATTCTCCCAGCAGGCCGATGGAAGATAAGACGGAGGGGGACAGTGAGCGGGTGATAGAAGAAGCCccgaagaaaagcagcagcatccGCTTCCGCAGGAAACCTAAACAACCCAAACAGAAGCGCGGCAAAGGTTTGcggcttcttcttctctgatgtCTGAATGATGAACACTTCAGTGCACTGTTAACTTTGGGCTCTGTGGGGACAGACTGTTGCTGGGGTAGACTGTTGCCCCAGTTCATCCTATGAACTGGGGCAACACCTTCACAGCTGGAAGCTTCACAGCTGAGTGTACCCCTTGTCCCTTGGTTCTAGGTGTACCGGTTCCAGTGGAGCCCACAGATGAGGCTACAGATCCCAGTAAAGAaccagtgaagaagaagcagaaaggcaggaggagagaggcagccAGTCAGAGACTGCTGGCCGTGGGACGCAAGATAAAACATGTCTTCATCTCTGGGTGAGAAGGacatattcaaaaaaaaaaaaaaagtagattaATACAAGTAactttgctgcagtgtgtgagtgatgCATCACTGAAGTGtcactggttttattttatttattttttcattcatacaGTGGTTTAATGTGTGCCGCTTCCCTCTGCAGGATTCAGAGTGTTTACAGGCCGACTCAGGGTTTCTTCAGGGATATTCTCCACGCTGAGTATCGGGCTGCCACCGACGTCTACGCACTCATGTTCCTGACTGATGTCATCGACTTCATCATCgtcatctttgggttttgggctTTTGGGGTAAGAGATGGATGGAAGCTGCAGTGTCATTGTTAAAGGATCAGTTATTACACACTGACTTTTGAAACAGGAACTAcaatgagaagaaatcaaattTTAGGAGTAAAACAAAGATTAAAACTAACATGACATGAGGTCATctatacacacagatgcagatcaCTGTGTATCACTTAATGTTACGCACAGGAAGCATGTCACTACATCACTTTCAGCATATCCTGAAACATACACGTGACAAATATAAGAAGACATTTCATATTGAAAACCTAATATTTGAATCCGCTGATAGAGAAAATCCCTCATGACTTTGCATCTGTCTCCCTCAGAAACACAGCGCAGCAGCTGACATAGCCTCCACCCTGTCAGAGGACCAGGTTCCCGAGGCCTTCCTGGTGATGCTGCTCATCCAGTTCAGCACCATGATCATTGACAGAGCCTTGTACCTGCGGAAGGCTGTTTTGGGAAAACTCATCTTCCAGGTTTGGTCCATTTATTCAGATTAGTAGAATATATATGGATCGATCTGCATGGGATCTGCATGGATCTCTGAGTCAGGTAAAATTAGCGCCTAAACAGGGGGACTAATGTTAGAAAAGAACACTAGGTAACTTTCGGACAGGCCCCTGAGTGGCCTTTCGGATGATATGTTTATAGTTGACCTGctcttcatttttaaaattgatcTGTTCATGTGCTTCATGTGAGTTTTAAATACTTGATCATCACACCCTTCCTTCCACTTTTCCCCTCCAGGTGATCCTTGTGTTTGGGATCCACCTGTGGATGTTCTTCATCCTGCCTGCAGTCACTGAAAGGTGAAGTTAAATcaaatttattaaattattaattcacCAGTGGACAAAAGTTGATCTGTCTTGTGAACATATTGAAGTTTAATCGTTctcatctctccttctccttgttTAGGAAGTTCAATCAGAACTTTGTGGCCCAGCTCTGGTACTTTGTCAAGTGCATTTACTTTGGCCTGTCAGCCTATCAGATCCGCTGCGGGTATCCCACTCGTATCCTTGGCAACTTCCTCACCAAGAAATACAACCACCTCAACCTGTTTCTCTTCCAAGGGTACGGACACAAAGCTTTGTCCTGTTTAGTAGAATGAACGTTTCAAGATCAAAAATTTATTCAAGTTGCCATgtgcgtatatgtgtgtgtgtgtaggtttcgTCTGGTGCCGTTCCTGGTGGAGCTGCGAGCGGTGATGGACTGGGTTTGGACTGACacgactctgtctctgtcaaacTGGATGTGCGTGGAGGACATTTACGCCAACATCTTCATCATTAAATGCAGCCGCGAGACAGAAAAGGTATGAGGTGTATGAGCACAGCGATGTGACAGCAGAACACGTCTTAAAAAAAGGGAAGTCCCTAGGTGGTATCCTTTCCAGGACCCCAGCCTGAGACTTCAAACAACAGTCCCTCACCCCAAAATGTACATAGAAGTAACCGTCTGGTTCTTAGGGGAGATCTCCAACATAGCAGCAGTGCTGAACTTGTCAATCCATCCAGGGTGTGGCCCCTCACCAGGGACCAAGAAAATACTGAATGCTTTGCAGAAgttccaaaaaataaaataaaaaaagaatcttttctttcctcagaAATACCCACAGCCTAAagggcagaagaagaa
This region includes:
- the piezo1 gene encoding piezo-type mechanosensitive ion channel component 1 isoform X6, whose translation is MDLQVIVWLFYCFLLPIVLLTACLFRYNLLSLVYFLYLLLLPWFLCPNKHTIRGHTGRFIRAVFCTSLLFLLAHICFQTVLYTHPPLSLALGDNCSQWDTITRHIGVSRLPLDDAWSVLRLLCPDLGVCVVSLVTVVLCSKLVRNREMVAAANITSLEDDPTHKTSDDVEEEEEEEEEEEEEEASGDEGDEERSLPGDPDEEVSTATRAKQLAERLKATARKVLRDLGRIVAIGLLALAGITLPSAFSAFYFLLFIGVSTWWAYHLPISHLGFNALCVMVGCFTAGHMVCLYLYQSLLAQALFPPHSLWARLFGLKDIIIPGNCSLPYDLNLNANHDWPVYVNPGILFLLYITIASVLKSGCHSTPNQQAEEEQKQEKREEVKQEMVELKSWNQQKENYEDDTELMLLSVGTGSSRGGTVAGESHTDLGVSGVSSGKQSESPFFMLGRVVMQQSYVCALIAMMVWSITYHSWLTFVLLLWACLIWILRARRHAATLCSPFILLYGLALCCLQYVWAMELQPELPKTVGTMSLRQLGLDRAQYPCLRLGAMLLFTLTFWLLVRQSVKENFSRKKKMATPLQEVTTGEGSGNESVLKVLGGMVMSCYAKYWIYVCGGMFIMVSFAGKLVGYKIIYMLLFLLCLCLYQVYYALWRRLLKLFWWLVVAYTMLVLISIYTYQFEDFPRYWRNFTGFTEEQLAAIGLETFALSELFTSILIPGFFLLACILQLHYFHKPFMRITNLEHVTPIHKKKSSQRTEQVVTGNVDFEEEDLVTNTDEESEDEVELMPSKWGLVMDRLLVLSRRFSDILTKVQVFLWRLLELHILKMVAFFSVWVALEEPSVMNLVLVVLWSLAMPYSRFRPMASCLSTVWVCVIIVCKMLYQLSVVNPVEYSRNCSLPLTNKTNLLPEEMMNSSLYKEPVDPANWFGIRKDATVLGYSKNHLIVLMLLVFEATVYRHQAHHYRQLQRSPPTIPSLFPSATRRTLDKGLVPCFKYLLNYTFYKFGLEICFLMTVNVIGQRMNFLVIIHGCWLVAILVKRRRAAIARIWPKYCLFLSIFMIYQYLLCVGIPPALCIDYPWRWNTPVLMNSALIKWIYLPDFYTVPNSKNLIADFMLLMCASQQWKVFECEHTEEWMVLAGENTDDPEPMEGQLFNPAPNFINCRSYLDMAKVLVFRHLFWFVLSVVFITGATRISVFGLGYLLACFFFLLFGTRLLVKPSRTRLVLWDCLIIYNVAVIISKNMLSILACVFVFEMQKGFCWVIQLFSLVCTVKGYYDPKAVSDRTCSLPVEEAGIIWDGICFLCLLLQRRVFLSFYFLHVTAELQASAKQASRGFELFRASIVKNIRFHQQAEQKSLSQLKRSMQRIRSKQQKYRDGHKTSEDSSESQTAETQTDKKKSRKKKWYQPWLDHATVLHSGEYYLFESDSEDEEELQSEEQKPQKQTACQLAYQAWVSSVKTALRERQRRQRQLRRMEKKKKEGEGKVESQQEAVSMTDPGYRENDVFEDPVIQEEVEEEEKEQESGHGEMVQRILDILRFLWAIVLAMVDGLTQWLNLLTKQYRETSTVLCNERYFIIHKIQQQHHTTADSTDDQLSQGSESPTLETCLDETDAETSTRYSCLEVDSRAGTGRSTPRPRLNSTGNLLSPEPPSSSMELLPEPSRQPHRHSRTASELLGDRQFFIEELEHSREFYDNQNRPLKLLFAMYNLLAANSELVCYFIIVLNNVVSASVISLVLPILVFLWAMLAVPRPTKKFWMTAIVYTEVMVVVKYLFQFGFFPWNSVYEMTLNEDKPFFPPRILGLEKTDNYIRYDLLQLLALFFHRSLLMRYGLWDHEGPLEEQSPTPESCKDEGKTTEGDEDGRRQEEGGGGGGGGEEKEGRVSSASTLDNLRVIELDQLEKDNVDHVEPSASSAAATPQPPAAEPAATGSEDGQDTLNSPSRPMEDKTEGDSERVIEEAPKKSSSIRFRRKPKQPKQKRGKGVPVPVEPTDEATDPSKEPVKKKQKGRRREAASQRLLAVGRKIKHVFISGIQSVYRPTQGFFRDILHAEYRAATDVYALMFLTDVIDFIIVIFGFWAFGKHSAAADIASTLSEDQVPEAFLVMLLIQFSTMIIDRALYLRKAVLGKLIFQVILVFGIHLWMFFILPAVTERKFNQNFVAQLWYFVKCIYFGLSAYQIRCGYPTRILGNFLTKKYNHLNLFLFQGFRLVPFLVELRAVMDWVWTDTTLSLSNWMCVEDIYANIFIIKCSRETEKKYPQPKGQKKKKIVKYGMGGLIIFFLICIIWFPLLFISLVRSVVGVVNHPIDVTVTVKLGGYEPLFTMSVQQQSIQPFTQDEYEDLTKTFGDNAVAMQFITLYSYDDIVTAMIEGSSGSVWRISPPSRNEVIRELLESPVDLTLRLAWTFQRDLGKGGTVEHTFDKYSLDLEPGSPVRADLALLLLGNRTEPVLVPHIFPNYIRAPNGAEAKPVSQLYKDDEQGYLNITLSLESDRSRNDSRNQEWWDIAIAGCTSSSCGVLPMVIFNDKVSPPSLGFLAGYGIMGLYVSVVLVIGKFVRGFFSEISHSIMFEELPCVDRILKLCTDIFLVRETGELELEEELYSKLIFLYRSPETMIKWTRDIHNQDQDRH